In Eubalaena glacialis isolate mEubGla1 chromosome 4, mEubGla1.1.hap2.+ XY, whole genome shotgun sequence, one DNA window encodes the following:
- the TAS2R1 gene encoding LOW QUALITY PROTEIN: taste receptor type 2 member 1 (The sequence of the model RefSeq protein was modified relative to this genomic sequence to represent the inferred CDS: substituted 1 base at 1 genomic stop codon) has product MLESHLTSHLCLAVIQFLVGVLVNGIVVVVNGTHLIKQRKMIPLDLLVSCLAISRICLQLAIFYVNLAVLSLIEFPQLAEKFVILTFINESGLWFATWLSLLYCAKIVTIAHPLFRLKMRLSKLVPWLILESLLYASSTAVFHSKHRWIFPKEHFLGLFSPNATTQIKEIPDLQFAFLFAEFSLPLLIFLISSLLLIFSLGRHTXQMRNTATGPRNPRTCVHISPLLSILSFLVFYLCHSMTAALLFSQIFNFRSFIFLFCILGVGSYHSGHSITLILGNPKMKQGAKKLLLHGKRCQ; this is encoded by the coding sequence atGCTGGAGTCTCACCTCACTAGCCACCTTTGTTTGGCAGTGATACAATTTCTCGTTGGGGTTTTAGTAAATGGCATCGTTGTGGTTGTGAATGGCACTCACTTGATCAAGCAGAGAAAGATGATTCCATTGGATCTCCTTGTTTCCTGCCTGGCGATTTCCAGGATTTGTCTGCAGCTAGCCATCTTCTATGTTAACCTGGCTGTCCTTTCCTTGATTGAATTCCCTCAGCTTGCTGAGAAGTTCGTAATTCTCACATTTATAAATGAATCGGGACTTTGGTTTGCCACATGGCTCAGCCTTCTCTACTGTGCCAAGATTGTCACCATTGCTCACCCACTCTTCCGGTTGAAGATGAGGCTATCCAAGTTGGTTCCTTGGCTGATACTTGAGTCCCTGCTATATGCATCTAGCACGGCTGTTTTCCACAGCAAACACAGATGGATATTTCCCAAAGAACACTTCCTGGGCCTTTTCTCCCCAAATGCAACCACTCAAATCAAAGAAATACCTGATTTACAGTTTGCCTTTCTTTTTGCTGAGTTCTCATTGCCATTACTTATCTTCCTTATTTCTTCTCTGCTCTTGATATTTTCCCTGGGGAGACACACCTGACAGATGAGAAACACAGCAACAGGCCCCAGGAACCCTCGCACATGCGTGCACATCAGCCCTCTTCTCTCCATCCTGTCCTTTCTGGTCTTCTATCTCTGCCACTCCATGACAGCTGCTTTGCTCTTTTCTCAAATTTTCAACTTTAGAAGCTTCATATTTCTGTTCTGCATCTTGGGGGTTGGTTCATACCACTCTGGACACTCTATTACCTTAATTTTAGGAAATCCTAAAATGAAACAAGGTGCAAAGAAATTGCTCCTTCACGGAAAGCGCTGTCAGTGA